The Fusarium oxysporum f. sp. lycopersici 4287 chromosome 1, whole genome shotgun sequence DNA segment AGGAGAAAATAGGGGAGCCGATATGATCTCCCCGTTTAGCGGAACATGTCCCCGTTAAAAAGTCCAGACGGAACCCGGTGCGCCATAGCTGCCCGCCTCATCTAAATTGCAGTGCATCCAATACTGAAGGTAGCTTGGAGCAGTCTGAATGTCCGCAGTCTCAAATATTGCGGAGCTGGCGTGCTACGTTAGTAGAAACTCAAGGAACCTGGGCTTGTCCTGGCCCAGgctgccatgccatgccatccATGCCAGATGTAAACAATGCACAGGTAGCCACGTGAGtgtaaaaaaaaaagtgaCGACAGAGATGAGCCCCCTTCCATTGACTTCACCCCTCTTCCACCAAACGAAACAGTTTTCCGGCCTTTGTTTGAAGCTTGGTGCTCGTTAGCCCTGGCAGTTGACGCCAATCTCTCCTCCAGTTCATTTACGCCTGTGCAGACCCCTTTACTTTGATTCACAGGGGATGGTGCTAATATGCACGTGCTAATGTCTCCTTTGCGGCAAGCTGCTTTTTCTATGAGAAATCACACAatgcttgttgttgttgtctctgCATCATAATAGAATCAGCCTCATTGGGGCTGATGAGACGACTTCTATTGGGCCCTTGTCCTGGTTATCTCCAAGCCCGCCACAGACGGCAGCACGCATCTCACACACGAATCATGGCTGAAAGTCTGAGATTGGAGAGGCTTTTGACCAGTGGTAATCTGTTGTTGTCTGCCTACGACTTCCACTACCGCCAGAAGGCACATGAGAGTCTACCATTCATACGCCTTCATAGTTAGACTCTCACAGAGCTTACCAGCACATGACAATTCTATTTTGCTAGATTACAGGCCGTGAGAGCTTCGCACGAGATGAACTCATTTCCTGGGATCGTCCGTTGTATTAACCGCCCACTCCAGCGTCTAAGAGCTTATCAAATCCAACCACTCGATACAGTCTGGACTTTGTGACCCTGATCCTGACTCTGAGACGCCTGTTGCGATATATGTATCAAACCAAGACCAAAACCACTATCTGAAACCTGGATCAAGATTTCTTACACAATCCATCCACAGCACTCACACTCGTGTCCGTCAAGAAACAGAGCCCTATCTATGGGGTTCGTCAGGACTAATAGATACAGTACTCTTTGCTGGCCTGGCTGGGCTGCATCAAATCTCAAGATCTGCCCATCTCGCTTTGAACGGGTCAAATCCCTGCTTTGTGACTTGACACTTGACATTCTCATTCCGCTTGCTTGCAACCCCTCCATGTCATATCGTACGCCTCGACTTATCCATCCTTGACCAGGAATCCGCGAACCTGGATGCGGGAACTCTTTAGCTGCTTAGAGTTTGGTGATGTCCTGCTCGTTTCAAGAAATTCCACTTTATGGGAGCACTGTAGCTGTCAAGTTCAACTCACTTGTAGTCTTGTTCGTAACCAGCCCTGGCCGACTTCAATGGACCCCTTCTTTTTGCAATCTGGGGCTAAATAGCTGCTCTGTCGCTCATCAAACCCCTGTTAAACTGAACGATTTCTCCTCTGATCCCACAGACCCATCTGCAATCATCCGAAGCCCACGTTCCACCAGAGCCGTGGAAACCGGTTTTGCCTCATACAGTACAGACAGCTCAGCAGCAGGCATGTGGTGTTCTCCTTTCTTATCTCATTCTTATTATAGTGGGATTTCGAGATGATAGACTGTCTACATAGAAACAAGTCGACCAGGCTGGATAAGTCTGAGTTCCAGTAGCCTTCCCCAAGGTGAATTCTTTCTTTCAGGGACCTCTTTTAGCCTTGGACCCTTTCTTTATCACTTGACATGACTTTGAATAATCCTGGTTCGGCTTGTTTTGGTGGAGCTTTCCGCTCGGTCTAGCCCGTGGTCAGCGGGACTGGCTGGACCCAGGTCACCAGAAAAACGTAGGACTTTGAACAACACGTTAAATGTACTGGTTGGCACGGGGTAGAAAACATGATCTCTTTTGCCCATATGGTGATTCTGGAATGTGAGTCATTGGGTTTTAGACGCTTGAGACTACATTAGATTTCTTGAATATTTGATGAATTACATGACAGATTTGATTACAAACATGTTGATACTCCAGCCCTTCACATGTGTTAATCCATTAAGTTCATATGCATGNNNNNNNNNNNNNNNNNNNNNNNNNNNNNNNNNNNNNNNNNNNNNNNNNNNNNNNNNNNNNNNNNNNNNNNNNNNNNNNNNNNNNNNNNNNNNNNNNNNNNNNNNNNNNNNNNNNNNNNNNNNNNNNNNNNNNNNNNNNNNNNNNNNNNNNNNNNNNNNNNNNNNNNNNNNNNNNNNNNNNNNNNNNNNNNNNNNNNNNNNNNNNNNNNNNNNNNNNNNNNNNNNNNNNNNNNNNNNNNNNNNNNNNNNNNNNNNNNNNNNNNNNNNNNNNNNNNNNNNNNNNNNNNNNNNNNNNNNNNNNNNNNNNNNNNNNNNNNNNNNNNNNNNNNNNNNNNNNNNNNNNNNNNNNNNNNNNNNNNNNNNNNNNNNNNNNNNNNNNNNNNNNNNNNNNNNNNNNNNNNNNNNNNNNNNNNNNNNNNNNNNNNNNNNNNNNNNNNNNNNNNNNNNNNAGCGACGGAACCTCCTAGGCTATGGCTCCTTGCTGAACAGGATAAGAAGGATATTGGAGCCTCAACTGTCTCAATTGTGGAAGTACGAGGCGTCGAGCATTCTTCCAGGACTGGAGGAACCCCATGTGCACCGTACAATTTGTACATTGATGCTCCGGTTCGTCCGGAGGTTCTTCTCCGCCGTTGTCAGGAGACGGGTACGGCACATACTCTTGCGGTACAGTACTCAGATCGACAATCGTATTGGCGATGCTGTAGGTACCGCGGAAGGCCACCACGATAGCAGGCTCACCGGCCATGTAAGCGTCATTGTCTCCGCGTTGTCTCACACCGTGATCAACAGCGATATAGCCGCAACTGTCACTGAGTAAAGGGCCAGTATTCCACGTATTGATGAGATCGAGACTGGGAAACTCGCTGCAGCGCGATACACAGTCGAAGGGTTTTCTGACTCCTGTGGTGCCAATACAATAGGCAATGTCGACGAGCCGCGACAGACGCTCGAGCGTTGCAAATAAGGGCACTGATATGCCGTAGGGCTTAGTATCAGGACTATTATTGCTGTGCCTGAGTATTGATAATGGATTGCTCAGAGCGAGGCATGAAGTGATGAGAATCAGCTGAAGAGTCAGTGTCCTCATCGTGTTGACAGGTCTGAGTCGCATGGTGTAACGTGGTGCCTTATGCTGATAGTTGCAAAGTCTGAACAGTTGTAGACGCGTCCATAAATGCGTTAATCTTTTTTCAATATTGGGAAAGGTCCCCAATCCTCGCTCTGTGTTGTAGAATCAACTTCTGGTAACGACTCAGAAGTTCTCCGAATTGAGAATGGACGAGATGAGGGAAAAGAAGCAATGCATCATTAACAAATTGTTGAGGACTGCTTGATTTTAGCCTCAACACACATAATGATGAGAGCTGAAATAGCAGGTAGATTAAGTGAAGAGGTCAAGATCAGGGTTGACAGGTCTCGTGAGTAACACTTCAAACTGTTGAGGTCATACGGCGCATGTACTAGAACCGGCGGTACCTGTTTAGGCCACCAAATGACCAATGGAAAAGAAGTGTCACTTGTTCTCTCTGTTTAGAGCCGAATGAGAACACTCTGAGTGGCCAACGAGACTACACTACCCCGGATTATAGACCCACTTTACATTCTTTCACGTTGGAGGCGGAAGTCGGCTTTTGTTCCTGAATAAACGATCTTAAGAAATCATGAACAAAGTACGTTGCTCAGATCGACTTTTTGAGCCGATTCTATATTCAGTCGTGGTACTAATAGGACCTTATCGCTGTCTTTTCCTCGCTTCACTACCATCCTCATACGTCCAGTTTTGTTTTGTACAAGTGACAAAGTAGCACGCCTGACTACCAGGCTGGATCCTGCACGACTCAACATCACAAGATCTAACTTATCACAGACCGTTTTCTTAGGAAGGAGGAGCCTCCCTCACGGGTTGAAGGCTAGTGAAGGCCGACTTCTGGTCTGTCGAGTTGCTTGAGCAGCTGCCAGTCCTGGCGCACTTGACGTTGAGAATGATGCTACCACTGGCTTCATATGGTACAGATCTATTGGGTCACTGTCAATACATGTTGTCTctttgagatcaaggagtCAAGACTTACCCATCCTGTTGTTGACAGAccttctccatcatccatAGCTTC contains these protein-coding regions:
- a CDS encoding triacylglycerol lipase (At least one base has a quality score < 10) — encoded protein: MRLRPVNTMRTLTLQLILITSCLALSNPLSILRHSNNSPDTKPYGISVPLFATLERLSRLVDIAYCIGTTGVRKPFDCVSRCSEFPSLDLINTWNTGPLLSDSCGYIAVDHGVRQRGDNDAYMAGEPAIVVAFRGTYSIANTIVDLSTVPQEYVPYPSPDNGGEEPPDEPEHQCTNCTVHMGFLQSWKNARRLVLPQLRQLRLQYPSYPVQQGAIA